A single Cannabis sativa cultivar Pink pepper isolate KNU-18-1 chromosome 7, ASM2916894v1, whole genome shotgun sequence DNA region contains:
- the LOC115696899 gene encoding phosphoinositide phospholipase C 2, whose protein sequence is MSKQTYRVCFCFRRRFRLAATEAPKDVKDLFDQYSENGFMTVDHFHRFLVETQKDEKITKEEAQTIIEQSIRDFKHLPIFHRKAFNLEAFFKYIFSDNNPPIAPTLGVYQDMTAPLSHYFIYTGHNSYLTGNQLSSDCSDVPIIKALQKGVRVIELDIWPNSNKDNVEVLHGRTLTTPVELLKCLKSIKEYAFVASEYPVVITLEDHLTPDLQAKVAEMVTQTFGDVLFSPGTECLKEFPSPESLKKRIIISTKPPKEYLEAKDAKENESDSQKGKAASDEEAWGKEVKNLKSLGHAKSDLEDEESNEDDEEDGDPNCSQNEAPEYRRLIAIHAGKPKGGLDEGLKVDPDKVRRLSLSEQQLEKAIETHGKDIVRFTQRNILRVYPKGTRFDSSNYNPLIGWSHGAQMVAFNMQGYGRSLWLMHGMFKSNGGCGYVKKPDFLLKTGPHNEVFDPKVQLPVKKTLKVTVIMGEGWYYDFQHTHFDAYSPPDFYSRVGIAGVTADTVMKKTKTLEDNWIPAWNEEFTFPLTVPELALLRIEVHEYDMSEKDDFGGQACLPVSELKQGIRAVALHDRKGEPYKSVKLLMRFEFV, encoded by the exons ATGTCTAAACAGACCTACAGAGTCTGCTTCTGCTTCCGGCGGCGGTTCCGCCTTGCTGCGACGGAGGCCCCGAAGGATGTTAAGGACTTGTTCGACCAGTACTCGGAGAACGGGTTCATGACCGTTGATCATTTTCATAGGTTCTTGGTCGAAACCCAGAAAGATGAGAAAATCACCAAGGAAGAAGCTCAAACCATAATCGAACAGAGTATTCGTGACTTCAAACACCTCCCTATCTTCCATCGCAAGGCTTTCAATCTCGAAGCTTTCTTCAAATACATCTTTTCTGACAATAACCCTCCAATCGCTCCCACTCTTGGG GTGTACCAAGATATGACTGCTCCTTTGTCTCATTACTTCATATATACTGGGCATAATTCCTATTTAACTGGGAATCAGCTGAGTAGTGACTGTAGTGATGTACCAATTATAAAAGCTCTCCAGAAAGGAGTGAGAGTGATTGAATTAGATATATGGCCAAATTCCAACAAAGACAATGTGGAAGTTCTTCATGGAAG GACATTGACTACTCCAGTGGAACTCCTCAAATGTTTGAAGTCTATAAAGGAGTACGCATTTGTTGCATCTGAATATCCTGTTGTAATAACACTAGAAGATCACCTAACTCCGGATCTTCAAGCTAAAGTTGCTGAG ATGGTCACTCAAACATTTGGAGATGTACTGTTTTCTCCTGGGACAGAGTGCCTAAAGGAATTTCCTTCTCCAGAATCACTGAAGAAAAGAATCATCATATCAACCAAACCACCTAAAGAATACCTGGAGGCCAAAGACGCCAAAGAAAATGAATCTGATTCACAGAAAGGAAAGGCTGCTAGTGATGAGGAAGCTTGGGGTAAAGAAGTCAAAAATCTAAAATCTCTAGGACATGCCAAG AGTGATTTGGAAGATGAAGAAAGTAATGAAGACGATGAAGAAGATGGAGATCCCAATTGCTCGCAAAATGAAGCACCTGAATATAGACGTTTAATTGCCATTCATGCTGGGAAGCCCAAGGGTGGTCTAGATGAAGGTCTCAAGGTTGATCCTGACAAGGTTCGGCGATTAAGTTTGAGTGAGCAACAGCTAGAAAAGGCCATAGAAACTCATGGCAAAGATATAGTCAG GTTTACACAGCGTAATATTTTGAGAGTTTACCCTAAGGGAACACGTTTTGACTCATCAAATTATAACCCACTTATTGGGTGGTCACATGGAGCTCAGATGGTTGCATTTAATATGCAG GGATATGGGAGGTCACTCTGGTTGATGCATGGAATGTTCAAATCCAACGGTGGGTGTGGCTATGTGAAAAAACCAGACTTTTTGCTGAAGACTGGTCCGCATAATGAAGTCTTCGATCCTAAAGTTCAGTTACCTGTTAAGAAGACTTTGAAG GTAACTGTTATCATGGGTGAAGGATGGTATTATGATTTTCAGCACACACATTTTGATGCATATTCCCCTCCAGATTTTTATTCAAGG GTTGGAATTGCTGGAGTAACTGCTGATACAGTGATGAAGAAAACAAAGACCCTAGAAGATAACTGGATACCGGCCTGGAACGAGGAGTTCACATTTCCTTTAACTGTTCCAGAACTGGCATTACTCCGAATTGAAGTTCATGAATACGACATGTCCGAGAAGGATGACTTTGGAGGCCAAGCATGCCTACCTGTATCAGAGCTAAAGCAAGGGATTCGCGCAGTTGCTTTGCATGACCGCAAGGGTGAACCGTACAAATCTGTAAAGCTTCTTATGCGATTTGAATTTGTTTGA